A window from Triticum aestivum cultivar Chinese Spring chromosome 6D, IWGSC CS RefSeq v2.1, whole genome shotgun sequence encodes these proteins:
- the LOC123145666 gene encoding UDP-glycosyltransferase 88B1 — translation MEKKTVVLYPGLSVSHFVPMMRLAGPLLDHGYAVSVALIDTGVKQVIAFNTVVGRVAASMPSVRFHTLPAVEDPPKLAQDGQFVLTYLHLVSRYNERLHDFLCSMRVHAVVVDSLSNAALAVVKRLGIPGYTLFTSSAATFVAFAQLPTVLAESGASFKELGDTPLELFGLPPMPASHLSGDVLEDPESDTYKAMMALLCRIPEADGTLVNTFESLEARAVAALRDPRCVPGRALPPVYCIGPFVGSIADAEAKERHDCLAWLDSQPDGSVVFLCFGSIGTGNHSAEQLREIAVGLDKSGHRFLWVVRAPASNDPEKPHDPSADPDLNALMPDGFMERTNGRGLVVKLWAPQVDVLRHRATGAFVTHCGWNSVLKGVTAGVPMLCWPLYSEQKMNKVHMVGDMGIAAEMVGWQQGLVKAGEVEAKVRLVMESEEGRELRARAAAYREAAAVACNDGGSSRLAFAQFLADVASRQDRACSE, via the coding sequence atggAGAAGAAGACGGTCGTTCTGTACCCGGGCCTCTCCGTGAGCCACTTCGTCCCGATGATGCGGCTCGCGGGGCCCCTCCTCGACCACGGCTACGCCGTCTCCGTCGCGCTCATCGATACCGGCGTCAAGCAGGTCATCGCCTTCAACACCGTCGTCGGCCGCGTCGCCGCCTCCATGCCGTCCGTCCGCTTCCACACTCTCCCGGCCGTGGAGGACCCGCCCAAGCTGGCCCAGGACGGGCAGTTCGTGCTCACGTACCTCCACCTCGTGAGCCGCTACAACGAGCGCCTCCACGACTTCCTATGCTCCATGCGCGTCCATGCCGTGGTCGTCGACTCCCTGTCCAATGCGGCGCTCGCCGTCGTCAAGAGGCTCGGGATCCCCGGGTACACCTTGTTCACTTCCAGCGCCGCCACCTTCGTCGCCTTCGCCCAGCTCCCTACGGTCCTCGCAGAGAGCGGTGCGAGCTTCAAGGAGCTAGGAGACACCCCTCTCGAGCTCTTCGGCCTTCCGCCCATGCCGGCTTCGCACCTGTCGGGCGATGTGCTCGAGGACCCGGAGAGCGACACATACAAGGCGATGATGGCCTTGCTGTGCCGGATCCCAGAGGCCGACGGCACGCTGGTGAATACGTTCGAGTCGCTGGAGGCTCGTGCGGTGGCTGCTCTCAGGGACCCTCGGTGTGTCCCCGGCCGGGCATTGCCTCCGGTGTACTGCATCGGTCCATTTGTCGGCAGCATCGCCGACGCCGAGGCAAAAGAGCGGCACGATTGCCTCGCCTGGCTAGACAGCCAACCGGACGGCAGCGTCGTGTTCCTCTGCTTCGGGAGCATAGGCACTGGAAACCACTCCGCGGAGCAGCTCAGGGAGATCGCCGTCGGCCTCGACAAgtccggccaccgcttcttgtgggTTGTGCGAGCCCCCGCCAGCAACGACCCGGAGAAGCCACACGACCCCAGTGCCGACCCGGACCTCAACGCGCTCATGCCGGACGGGTTCATGGAGCGAACCAACGGCCGTGGCCTCGTGGTCAAGCTGTGGGCGCCACAGGTGGACGTCCTCCGCCACAGGGCCACGGGGGCGTTCGTGACGCACTGCGGGTGGAATTCGGTGCTGAAGGGCGTCACGGCAGGCGTGCCAATGCTGTGCTGGCCACTGTACTCGGAGCAGAAGATGAACAAGGTGCACATGGTGGGGGACATGGGGATCGCCGCGGAGATGGTCGGGTGGCAGCAGGGGCTGGTCAAGGCCGGCGAGGTGGAGGCCAAGGTAAGGCTTGTGATGGAGTCCGAGGAGGGTAGGGAGCTCAGGGCGCGAGCGGCGGCGTACAGGGAAGCCGCGGCTGTGGCTTGCAACGACGGCGGGTCGTCGCGCTTGGCGTTTGCCCAGTTCCTGGCGGACGTGGCCAGCCGGCAGGATCGAGCTTGCAGCGAGTAA